In a single window of the Papaver somniferum cultivar HN1 chromosome 8, ASM357369v1, whole genome shotgun sequence genome:
- the LOC113306766 gene encoding actin-related protein 6-like isoform X2 translates to MSNIVVLDNGAGLCKAGIAGERDPSVIVPNCLGRPVASKKWLIADQLHTCEDLTSVSIRRPFDRGYLINPDLQKEIWERIFRSLLHIDPTHSTLLLVEPLFNLPSIQRSIDEIVFEDFGFQSLFVADSPSLVHLYETSRCRGDELLGKGQCSLVVDCGFSFIHAAPVLQNFTINHGVKRLDLGGKALTNYLKELVSYRSINVMDETFIMDDVKEKLCFVSLDVPRDLQIARSRGKDNLFRSSYVLPDGIEHMKGFVKDPDQAKRYLTLEDGLPLETNEDMNHPLSNKEKAEERKKVDLTKNEFDLTNERFLVPEMIFQPADLGMNQAGLAECIVRAVNSCHPHLHPVLYESIILTGGSTLFPRFAQRLESDLRPLIPDNYQVKITTQEDPILGVWRGGSLLASSPDFESTCVTKSEYEEYGSARCRRRFFH, encoded by the exons ATGTCAAACATCGTAGTACTCGACAATGGTGCTGGTCTATGCAAAGCTGGAATCGCCGGTGAAAGAGATCCATCAGTAATAGTACCCAACTGCCTAGGTCGTCCAGTCGCTTCAAAAAAATGGCTAATTGCAGACCAACTCCACACCTGCGAAGACCTAACATCAGTTTCCATTCGTCGACCATTTGATCGAGGTTACCTTATAAACCCAGATCTGCAAAAAGAAATCTGGGAACGTATTTTCCGTTCTTTACTCCACATTGATCCTACACATTCTACACTCCTTTTAGTTGAACCTTTATTTAATTTACCATCAATTCAACGTTCTATTGATGAAATTGTTTTTGAAGATTTTGGATTTCAGTCTTTGTTTGTTGCTGATTCTCCTTCTTTAGTTCATTTGTATGAAACGAGCCGGTGTAGAGGGGATGAATTGTTAGGGAAAGGGCAGTGTAGTCTTGTTGTTGATTGTGGGTTTAGTTTTATTCATGCTGCTCCTGTTTTGCAAAATTTTACTATTAATCATGGTGTCAAAAGACTTGATTTAGGTGGGAAGGCATTGACGAATTATTTGAAAGAACTTGTTTCGTATCGGTCGATAAATGTTATGGATGAGACTTTTATTATGGATGATGTCAAGGAGAAGCTTTGTTTTGTTTCTCTTGATGTTCCACGTGATCTTCAAATTGCCAG GAGTCGAGGAAAGGACAATCTGTTCAGGTCCTCATATGTCCTCCCAGATGGTATCGAACATATGAAGGGTTTTGTGAAAGACCCTGATCAAGCAAAGAGATACCTCACTCTAGAGGATGGGTTGCCTCTGGAAACAAATGAAGATATGAATCATCCTCTGAGTAATAAAGAAAAAGCAGAAGAAAGGAAGAAAGTTGATTTGACAAAAAAT GAGTTTGACCTGACCAACGAGAGGTTTCTTGTTCCTGAGATGATTTTTCAGCCCGCTGATTTGG GAATGAACCAAGCTGGACTAGCAGAATGCATTGTCCGAGCTGTTAATTCATGCCATCCTCATTTACATCCAGTACTCTATGAAAG CATCATTTTGACTGGGGGAAGCACTTTGTTTCCCCGGTTTGCTCAAAGGCT AGAAAGCGACCTTCGGCCGCTCATTCCTGACAATTACCAAGTGAAGATTACTACTCAGGAAGA TCCAATATTAGGCGTATGGAGAGGGGGGTCGCTTTTGGCATCTAGCCCAGATTTTGAGTCAACATGTGTCACAAAATCTGAATACGAGGAATATGGATCTGCTCGTTGTCGCAGAAGGTTTTTTCACTGA
- the LOC113306766 gene encoding actin-related protein 6-like isoform X1 encodes MSNIVVLDNGAGLCKAGIAGERDPSVIVPNCLGRPVASKKWLIADQLHTCEDLTSVSIRRPFDRGYLINPDLQKEIWERIFRSLLHIDPTHSTLLLVEPLFNLPSIQRSIDEIVFEDFGFQSLFVADSPSLVHLYETSRCRGDELLGKGQCSLVVDCGFSFIHAAPVLQNFTINHGVKRLDLGGKALTNYLKELVSYRSINVMDETFIMDDVKEKLCFVSLDVPRDLQIASVCRSRGKDNLFRSSYVLPDGIEHMKGFVKDPDQAKRYLTLEDGLPLETNEDMNHPLSNKEKAEERKKVDLTKNEFDLTNERFLVPEMIFQPADLGMNQAGLAECIVRAVNSCHPHLHPVLYESIILTGGSTLFPRFAQRLESDLRPLIPDNYQVKITTQEDPILGVWRGGSLLASSPDFESTCVTKSEYEEYGSARCRRRFFH; translated from the exons ATGTCAAACATCGTAGTACTCGACAATGGTGCTGGTCTATGCAAAGCTGGAATCGCCGGTGAAAGAGATCCATCAGTAATAGTACCCAACTGCCTAGGTCGTCCAGTCGCTTCAAAAAAATGGCTAATTGCAGACCAACTCCACACCTGCGAAGACCTAACATCAGTTTCCATTCGTCGACCATTTGATCGAGGTTACCTTATAAACCCAGATCTGCAAAAAGAAATCTGGGAACGTATTTTCCGTTCTTTACTCCACATTGATCCTACACATTCTACACTCCTTTTAGTTGAACCTTTATTTAATTTACCATCAATTCAACGTTCTATTGATGAAATTGTTTTTGAAGATTTTGGATTTCAGTCTTTGTTTGTTGCTGATTCTCCTTCTTTAGTTCATTTGTATGAAACGAGCCGGTGTAGAGGGGATGAATTGTTAGGGAAAGGGCAGTGTAGTCTTGTTGTTGATTGTGGGTTTAGTTTTATTCATGCTGCTCCTGTTTTGCAAAATTTTACTATTAATCATGGTGTCAAAAGACTTGATTTAGGTGGGAAGGCATTGACGAATTATTTGAAAGAACTTGTTTCGTATCGGTCGATAAATGTTATGGATGAGACTTTTATTATGGATGATGTCAAGGAGAAGCTTTGTTTTGTTTCTCTTGATGTTCCACGTGATCTTCAAATTGCCAG TGTTTGCAGGAGTCGAGGAAAGGACAATCTGTTCAGGTCCTCATATGTCCTCCCAGATGGTATCGAACATATGAAGGGTTTTGTGAAAGACCCTGATCAAGCAAAGAGATACCTCACTCTAGAGGATGGGTTGCCTCTGGAAACAAATGAAGATATGAATCATCCTCTGAGTAATAAAGAAAAAGCAGAAGAAAGGAAGAAAGTTGATTTGACAAAAAAT GAGTTTGACCTGACCAACGAGAGGTTTCTTGTTCCTGAGATGATTTTTCAGCCCGCTGATTTGG GAATGAACCAAGCTGGACTAGCAGAATGCATTGTCCGAGCTGTTAATTCATGCCATCCTCATTTACATCCAGTACTCTATGAAAG CATCATTTTGACTGGGGGAAGCACTTTGTTTCCCCGGTTTGCTCAAAGGCT AGAAAGCGACCTTCGGCCGCTCATTCCTGACAATTACCAAGTGAAGATTACTACTCAGGAAGA TCCAATATTAGGCGTATGGAGAGGGGGGTCGCTTTTGGCATCTAGCCCAGATTTTGAGTCAACATGTGTCACAAAATCTGAATACGAGGAATATGGATCTGCTCGTTGTCGCAGAAGGTTTTTTCACTGA
- the LOC113304612 gene encoding uncharacterized protein LOC113304612, producing the protein MTSYMESLLQQPASSDHENPDKQEITSVDDNHSTNNDAKVDTSRAFRSVKEAVAIFDERLLAGVFFSSSPKPQTVSTSFKNQERKPCKASILPSSPPSPPLPPQLPLVLTTSSNISPTEQKPKEDGNSTVKNMLRKLEIELEETKRELSLLKERESETEIALATLNAELHKNMTKMGEAEAVAAGEKAALGSKRSTQLYIGGGGGDHKYVGSSHEDDIREEITKMERYSTSLAEVLSLGEKEGYFDHFQDKKTLKKNKMASIKKEKPIIPLVGDFFSRKKKNSSKRLNKL; encoded by the coding sequence ATGACATCCTATATGGAATCCCTTCTTCAACAGCCTGCTTCTTCTGATCATGAAAACCCTGACAAGCAGGAAATTACTTCAGTAGATGACAATCATAGTACTAATAATGACGCCAAAGTTGATACTTCGCGTGCATTCCGTTCTGTGAAAGAAGCGGTGGCAATTTTCGATGAGCGCCTTCTAGCCGGAGTATTTTTTTCGTCATCACCAAAGCCGCAAACGGTTAGTACTAGTTTTAAAAATCAGGAAAGAAAACCATGTAAAGCTTCTATACTGCCATCTTCACCTCCATCTCCACCACTTCCACCACAGCTTCCATTAGTCTTAACTACGTCAAGCAATATTAGTCCTACTGAGCAAAAACCTAAAGAAGATGGTAATTCTACCGTGAAAAACATGTTGAGGAAACTAGAAATCGAATTGGAAGAAACAAAACGCGAACTCAGTTTACTCAAAGAGAGAGAATCGGAGACGGAAATAGCTTTAGCCACATTAAATGCCGAGCTCCATAAGAACATGACAAAGATGGGGGAAGCCGAAGCCGTTGCTGCCGGAGAGAAAGCAGCACTTGGTTCCAAAAGAAGTACTCAATTATAtataggaggaggaggaggagatcaTAAGTATGTGGGTAGTAGTCATGAAGATGATATACGCGAGGAAATAACGAAAATGGAAAGGTATTCGACATCTCTTGCTGAAGTTTTGAGTTTGGGAGAGAAAGAAGGTTATTTTGATCATTTTCAAGACAAGAAAACGTTAAAGAAGAATAAAATGGCAAGTATCAAGAAGGAAAAACCTATCATTCCCCTTGTTGGAGATTTtttttcaaggaagaaaaaaaactcttcTAAACGCCTAAACAAACTATAA